The Streptococcus equi subsp. equi nucleotide sequence AGCATTTGGTACAGGCTTACTCACTCTTCTTGGACTAGGCTTCCTAGCAAAACGCAAAAGAAAGCAATAATTAAAACACTACCCATAGCCTTTTAATCATTGGCTATCAACTAGATAACAAAAAGCTTATCGTTTTACTCCTAACGATAGGCTTTTTCGCATTCCCTATTGCTTGGTCTCAATACTATTTTTCCAGCTTTAGGCTGGTTTTGCTAATCCAAAATAATATCAGACAATTTCCGTTTTAATTAAAAAAAACGAAACTACGGACGCCAATTGTCAGAAAATGGTTCACAGCTTAGAGTCACCATGTTAAGCTATTCTACGAAGAAGAAAGGTTTAGGAATGACTATTTCTAAACTCAAAGGAGAGAAACATGAGAAAAACAATGAAGAAGATGCTGGCAGCCTCGACAGTCTGCATCATCATGTCAGGTAGCTTTATCGGCGGATCAGCCAGAATCCTAGCCGAGCAGTATTATGGGTGGAATGATGGAACAAGAGTAAAATCACCTTTTTTCCTTTATGTTACGCCAACAAATGAAACGACTAGGAAAACCGGAAAAAATGGTACAATAGTCTATTGTTTCAACAGAGATAAGGAATGGCCAGCAAATTGGGAAGAAGGAAGATCCTTAGAACTAGTGAATGCTGAAACAGCTTATAAATTACCCATCTATAATAAATTACTAGGTACAACTGATTCCTTTACTAAAAATGCTAGTAAACCAAGAGTATCTGGAGATATTGGTAAAGCGCTAATAGCTGTACTGAAAAATGGTTATCCTAATAAAAATTTATCCGGATTAGATGACACTAAAAGTCGAATACTAACTCAACTAGCTATCTGGTATTTCAGTGATAGTTATAATAAAGATTATTTTAAACAAAATTATGAATTAACTGATCAAGAAAATAACTCTCTTATGGAGCTGATTAAAGTCGGTGAGGAAGCAGCTCAAAAACAAGAAAAACCAGAATATCATTTAGATATATATATAACTACAGAAAAAAATTATTAACATAAACCTTATCAAAACCTGCTTGGTTCTACTCTAATTCCTAAACTTGACCCTAAGCCTGAACCAGAACCAGATCCTAAGCCTAAGCCAGATCCTGAACCAATGCCTAAACCAGAGCCTAAGCCTGAACCAGAGCCTAAACCTGAACCTAAGCCTGAACCAATGCCTGATCCGGCACCTAAACCAGAGCCTAAGCCTGAACCAATGCCTAAACCAGAGCCTAAGCCAGAGACAAAACCTCAAAAACCAACCAAGCCGTCAAACGCTACTAGCCAATCTAGTGGCAAAGCACTACCAAAAACAAATGACACTGGCAGCTTGATGACTGCACTTGGTACAGGCTTACTCTCTCTTCTTGGACTAGGCTTCCTGGCAAAACGCAAAAGAAAGCAATAAGCTGAATAAGCTAATGCAAGACAGCACTAGTATATAATGCGTGCATGGTCCATCTAATGCAGCACAAAAGCCTTATCGCACCACGAATGGGTACGATAAGGCTTTTTGCATACGCTATAGAAGCTCCAAAACCACTAGACTAGGGCAACAGCATGGCAAGGCTTACGCCTCTAAATCATGCAGAGCCTTACTAATCTGTGTCTCTAAAGCCTGAAAATCACCAGTATTATCAATCACTAAATCAGCATAAGCTCTTTTCTGAGACATCGGCAGCTGGCTAGCAATCCGCTGCCTAGCAGCTAGCTCTGTCAATTGATTACGCTTCATCAGGCGCTTGAGCTGAGTCTCCTCATCAACATAGAGCAGCCAAATAGCGTCAAACCAATCCTGATAGCCCAGCTCAACTAAAAGCGGTAAATCCATAAAGAAAATAGCCTCTGTTTGAGATAGCTCCTCTTTTTGCTTGGCTAAGGCTTCCCTAATGATAGCATTCTGCTGCTGGGAAGATTTCGCCATATTTTCCGAATGAGCAAACAGCAGCTCCGCTAGCTTAGGTCTGTCTAATTGCCCCGATGGCAATAAAATATCCTGTCCAAAGGTCTCTAGTAGGACCTGATAAAGCTTGCCGCCCTTTTTTTGCAGCTCATGCACCACCTGATCCGCATCAATCACCTGGTAGCCTGCTTGTCTGATAAGTGCGACAGCCGTTGATTTTCCGGAGGCAATACCTCCTGTAATGCCAATTACCTTTGTCATTGCTTCTGACACCTAGGACAGACATGTGTCCCTCTTCCTCCAACCTTGAGCTTTACAATGGAGGTCCCGCAGCGCTGACAGGGCTTGCCTGTTTGGCCATAGACCATCAAATAATGCTGCATACTACCATTCATTCCTAAGGTATTCTGATAGGTTCTAACCGTCGAGCCACCCTTTTCAATACCTAATTGTAAAATACGAATCGTTTCATCATGAATCCGTTTGATTTCTGCCTTTTTCAGGCTAGCAGATCGACGCTCAGGGTGTACTCTAGCTGCCCATAGCACCTCGTCCACATAGATATTTCCAAGACCAGCCACTAAAGTCTGATCCAAAAGATGAGGCTTAATGGTCTTTTTAGAGGCTAGCAGAGCAGCCTCAAAGGTCTTCAATTGAAAGGTCTGCTTCGTCGGCTCAGGACCAAGCTGACGCTTCTGGAAAAAAGCAGCCAGCTCAGCCTTTGGTAGCAAATCAAAGGTTCCAAACTTTCTCACATCTTGGTAAACCAGCGTGGAGCCATCAGTCATTGTCAAAAAGACATGAAAATGCTTATGCTCAGGTACCGTATCAGGAAACAAGAGGTATTTCCCCTCCATACGCAAATGCGAGATCATAACCAGCTGGCCAAAGTCAAAGAGCAGGTACTTCCCGCGACGATCTACCCCTTGCACCTGCTGCCCAGGGATCGTCATCACAAAATGCTCAAGGTCTGTTTTGACCATCTTGGGCACCCTAACTGTCACTGCTGCAATCTGCTTGCCAACGACTAAGCGCTCAAGCCCGCGTCGCACTGTCTCAACCTCAGGGAGTTCAGGCATAATTAAAGATACCAAACGCGCTAACAAAGAAACCACATAACCAAAACCAGCAGAACCAGCCAGTTTTAGCACTCTTTACTCAGTCTCAATGTTACAAACACGCTTCCTTTCTATAAGCTACTATTAGAAAGCCCCACCCAAAA carries:
- a CDS encoding fibronectin-binding protein: MRKTMKKMLAASTVCIIMSGSFIGGSARILAEQYYGWNDGTRVKSPFFLYVTPTNETTRKTGKNGTIVYCFNRDKEWPANWEEGRSLELVNAETAYKLPIYNKLLGTTDSFTKNASKPRVSGDIGKALIAVLKNGYPNKNLSGLDDTKSRILTQLAIWYFSDSYNKDYFKQNYELTDQENNSLMELIKVGEEAAQKQEKPEYHLDIYITTEKNY
- a CDS encoding collagen-like protein with amino-end fibronectin-binding domain SclZ.6, which encodes MPKPEPKPEPEPKPEPKPEPMPDPAPKPEPKPEPMPKPEPKPETKPQKPTKPSNATSQSSGKALPKTNDTGSLMTALGTGLLSLLGLGFLAKRKRKQ
- the coaE gene encoding dephospho-CoA kinase is translated as MTKVIGITGGIASGKSTAVALIRQAGYQVIDADQVVHELQKKGGKLYQVLLETFGQDILLPSGQLDRPKLAELLFAHSENMAKSSQQQNAIIREALAKQKEELSQTEAIFFMDLPLLVELGYQDWFDAIWLLYVDEETQLKRLMKRNQLTELAARQRIASQLPMSQKRAYADLVIDNTGDFQALETQISKALHDLEA
- the mutM gene encoding formamidopyrimidine-DNA glycosylase, which produces MLKLAGSAGFGYVVSLLARLVSLIMPELPEVETVRRGLERLVVGKQIAAVTVRVPKMVKTDLEHFVMTIPGQQVQGVDRRGKYLLFDFGQLVMISHLRMEGKYLLFPDTVPEHKHFHVFLTMTDGSTLVYQDVRKFGTFDLLPKAELAAFFQKRQLGPEPTKQTFQLKTFEAALLASKKTIKPHLLDQTLVAGLGNIYVDEVLWAARVHPERRSASLKKAEIKRIHDETIRILQLGIEKGGSTVRTYQNTLGMNGSMQHYLMVYGQTGKPCQRCGTSIVKLKVGGRGTHVCPRCQKQ